TTCAAATTCCATATCCAGGAAAAGGAATTTGGTTTATTTTCGAATCTAAAGATGTGGAAAAAGAATATATGGAATTGAAACAAAAAAATGCACCGATTGACCTTCCACTCACAACTGAAGAATGGGGTGATGTTCACTTCACTTTGATAGACCCCAATGGAATCGGTATTGATATTGTCCAAGAACGAAATCCAAACTAAAATTTAGAACGACAAATGAATCTAGGCTCTCCTTACTTAGTTTTATACTTAAGTAGGGAAGCATCACTTGTCGCAAACACCGAATCTTTATCCCGTTTGGAACCAATTAGAAGGTAAATTGAATGAAGCCATTGGCCTCAACCAAATTGCTTTTTTCACAGGGTATAGTGACTGGCATTTCCATAGGTTGTTTAAATCCATACAAGGTGAAAATGTAAAAGAATACATAAGAAGACTACGATTAGAAAAAGCAGCTTATGAATTAAAAATCACAAACTTCCCTATTATAGAAATTGCGATGGAAGCAGGATTTTTATCACACGAAGCTTTCTCCAAAGCTTTCAAACGTGTGATGGGATTAACTCCTTCTGAGTTTCGAAAAAAATACCAAAGAAAAAAAGTCAGTCCTAATAAACGAAACCTAACAATACCAGACGGAATTTCTAAATTTGGATTCCAGAAAAAATTGATTTCTTCCTTTTCTATCATCTATGTTCGTCATATCGGAACTTATGAAGAACTACCTGGGCCAATTCCAGGAAGTAAGGAAGTCAAACAAATCCAATCGCTCATACAAAAATGGAATTCAACGAATGCCAACCACAAATGGATAGGTATCAGTCAAGATGATCCAGAAATTTCACCAAAAGGAAAAATTCGATTTGATTTAGGAATCACAGTTGGTCCCATCTCGAACCAACTCCCCGATGGATTTGGAATCCAATCCATAGTTGGTGGGAAGTATTTACAAATTCGATACCAAGGTAAGTACCAAGGTTTACCAAAAGTTTATGATTGGCTAATCAACGAATACCCAAAAACCACAACATTAAAAATAAAGAACCAACCACCTTGGGAATGTTATCTGAACCCTTCTGAAAAAGAGGATGATAAACACATTACGGATATCTATCTTCCGATTGAATGAACTTCATTTCCCTAGTTGATTGGCTCTAAAGTGACTTCTTGACAAAATTTTAATCTTTGGAAGCTACCACAAAGGAAGCACTGTCTTCATAAAAATGGTAAGATAAAATTTTACCATCTTTGATTTGGACTTTGAGTGCCCATTCACTTTCAAAAAGTTTCTCCGTTTGTTTTAATACATGTAAAAAACTTCCGCTAGCAAACACCCAATCTTTTTTTCCAATGATATGATCTACCTGGAATCGTTTTGTATCAAATAGGTTTCCCATATTTTTTAGAAAATCTTCTGCCCCAGAAACTCCTACATAGGTTCCATACAATTGGTTTTCAGAACGATTTCCCTTGCGAACAGCTGTGATTGTTGTTTGTGGATGGAATAGGTTTAATACTCCAGCAACATTTCCCTTTCCAAATTCGCTGAAAAAAGTTTCTAGAACCTTTTCTCCTGAAGGGGTGTTTGTTTTGGCAAACAATCCAACACTTCCCAATAACAATGTAGCTAAAACTACGATCAATTTCATTTATCTCTCCTTTAATAACGCTACCATAGGTATCGTTATTCGATACCATACGTATCGAAATAGAGTTGACAGTCAATATTTTTTTATTTTTTTGGATTATGGCTATGAAAAAGAAAATTGTATCTAAATCTCCAGGTCGACCTAGGTCGGAAGATTTGGAACCCTTGGTTTTAAAAACGACATACGAAATGTTGGCAAAAAAAGGTTATCATGGGTTTTCGATTGATGATATCGTCATTGAGACAGGGGTAGCAAAAACAACTATCTATAGAAGATGGCCGAACAAAGCGAATCTGGCGATGAGCACAGTCACCCATATGATTTCACCTTATTTAGATTTCCCAAAAGAGATTCCATTTGAGAAAGGAATTCTGGATCAGATGGAATCTCTCTCTGGTATTTTTTCTGGGAAATTTGGACGGGTCATTTCTAGTCTCATTGGTGCTGGACAACAAGATGCAGAATTATCCGAATCCATTTTAGAAAATTACTTACTCCCCAGACGAGAAGCTGCAAAACTTTTTTTTAAACACGCAATCCAAACAAAACAAATCAAACCACTTTCTGATTCAGAAATCGACGTTTGTATGGATATACTCTACGGGACCCTATACTTTCGCTTGTTACTGAGACATGAAAAACCAGAATTTAATGACCTAAGGCCTCGGTTAGAAAGCTTTTTAAGAACATTAAAGTAAAAAGAATGTTTTCTGAATTATTATTTAATTTTTGCTTTTTCCTTTTTTAGTAATTGGTAAGATTAGATCACATGAAACAACTATCAAAACTTTGGATTCTCTGTTTTTTTATCTTTGAGTCTTGCGTCATTTTTCAAGCCACAAAAGTTCCATCAAACAATCTAAAGTCGGCTTTAAATGCAAAATCAAAACATTCTCCGACGATTGTATTTTTAGGAGATAGTATCACTCATGGTCGCGTAAGTTACGATTATGTGGATGCAATTGCAAAAAATCCAAACTTAAAAGATTACCAAGTGATCAATGAAGGAATCAATAGCCGATTGACAGTACAAATTTTGGAACAACTAGACAATCTAAAAGAAATCAATCCAGATTTTGTTTTTCTCTTGATTGGTACCAATGACCTAAAGGCAACCTTGTCTCCCGAAGAATACAATCGTTATGCGAGTATTTGGAAATTAAAAGATCCAGTCACAGAAGAAAGTTTTGTTCAAAATCTTACAAAAATCATTCAAACCATAAAAAAAGATACAAAAGCGAAACTCATCGTTTTTTCTCTTCCTGTTTTAGGAGAAGATCCGAATTCCATTCCCTTTCAGAGATCCAAACGTTTTGCGGAACTGACGAAAGAAGTAACCAGAAAAGAAACCGTGATATATAAACCGTTCCACGAAACCCTATCAAAGGGATTAGAAACATCTAATTTAAAAATTCGCAAACCTTATATCCAAAGCACATGGGGAATGTATTGGACCATCTTAAGATATTATTCAACCACATCCAGTTGGGATGACTTGGGAGATTCTAATGGATATTATTATTTAACAGATGCCATCCACCTAAATGAACGAGGAGGGAAGGTTTTGGAAGGTATGGCCTTAGAAGAAATTTTGCCAAAGAAGGAATCACCGTAGGGTTGTTCTAAACTCAATTTTGTATGAGATTCTATCGATTCAACCTTACTTTAGACCTTAGGGTGACGGTGGAAATCTCCAGAGTACAAAAAGAACCGAAAAATATTTTTTCCGATTTATAGGAATACAATAAAAGTCATCGTTCGGCTAAGGTTTGATAAAATTAATTTGGTATAAAAGAAACACAAAGAAAATCAAATTAGAGATCATAATGATTCCAAAGAATAATTTTATTTTCTTTGCAGAAACGTTTTCTGGGTTACTACCACCTTTCACTACCACAAGCCCAGGATGTTCTTCTAAAAACTCAGCACCTTTTTTAAAGTAGATCCAATGAATGCCTAACAACCAAAGGGCTAAGATAGAAAAGTAAAAAAGGATGATAAAAGGATTTAAAGTTTTTAAGTATAGATAGTCCGTTAAACTATTTGTATATTGAAAAAGGTTTCCGATTCCCACGATCACCCAAGGAATATTTCCATAAACGAGAATTCCTTTCACTAGTTTCTCATATCCAGGTTCTAGTTCTGGTTTTGCTTTGATGTATTTTTTGGATCTAAATTTTAGAACGTAAGCATTAAATATTGTTACAGCAATAAAAAGGATCCAAACATAATTAAAAATTTCCATCTCCCAACTCTCCTCTGATATCAAAACTAAAACAATGAATGAGGTTTCATAAACCCACAATCAACATCAGTATAAATCTTAATTTCACTAGGCACATAAAAGCAGAACGATCTGGGACTAAAATCAATATTTCATCCGATTGGATTTTAATTGGGACAAATCCTTCCTTTCTATCGAAAGAAATTACCCTCCTGCCAAAAACTTTTGGAAAACCCCTCTCCTCTAAGTAGGCATCTGAAGAAACATTTAAAAATAAAAAAATTGAATCGTCAGAGGAAAGATAAATCATATACAGAGCCACCTTGCATGAGTAATGTTTACAAGAGAACGATCTGTCCAAAAGGAGACTAGGGAATGTCCGTAGAAACAAATGAAATCAGTCGATTTGAAAGAAATCTATTCCGGAAAGGAGTCTCTTTAATCGTTTACACAAAATACGGTCTTAGCGCTGTTTTTTTATTAGGTGTCGCAGCCAACTTCGCAACAAAAAGTTTCATTCCAAATTTTATTGGTTCCCTTATCTATTTACTCAATGGCATCATTCCTGGACAATTTTTACGCAAAGGAAAAGAGATCTCAAAATCTTGGGCTTTTACAATCATCTTCATCGACCTAGTCATTTTGGTTAGTTTTTTCTATTTGGATATTTATAATAATTCAAACAAAGGAGATGCCGCTAGCACTGTGAATGCCGGCATTTTTTATATTATATTTGTATTCATTGCAATTTATTCTAGTTTTCTCTTTGAATCAAAACTAGTAATGATAGTGGGTCTAATTTCCACTGGTTTGTACATAGGCGGAATTTATTTATCAGCAAAACTAGGTTCGGCTCTGGTAGCAAAACCTTCCCCAGAAATGCTTCGGGCAAACAATATCATTGTAGCAACAGAAGTACAAAAGATTATTTTTTATTTTGGAGTTATCTTTAGTTTACGATTTGTAGTCTCTCTCATCCGAGAAATGCAATCCGACTTAAAATCGAAACTTCAAGATTCCTTAGAGAAACAAACCTTCATCACAAACAAATCAACTCAATTGGAAAAATCTGCCAATACATTAGCGACATCAGTGAACACATTACAATCGATGTCAGATGAACTTCATAACCAATCGCAGAACCAAGCGGCATCTGTAGAAGAGATTTCTGCATCCGTGGAAGAACTTTCTTCTTCGGCAGTCAGTTCGGCAAATTTAGTTGAGGATCAGGTCGCAAGAGTCAAAATTGTTGATCAAGATTTTTTATCTCTTCAGAATATCAGCGAAAGTGTAAAATCAAAAACAACACAAATCGCAAATGATGTCAGTCTTTCTGCCGATTTTAGTAGAAAGGTAAAAACATCATCGGAAGAACTAAACAGCATTTACTCAGAACTAAACCAAGCATTTTCTAAAGTAGAAGAAATCAACCAAATGATGTCAGAAATTGCCGATCAAACCAACTTACTCGCATTAAATGCTTCGATTGAAGCAGCCAGAGCAGGGGAACATGGTCGTGGGTTTGCTGTGGTCGCTCAAGAAGTTGCCAAACTTGCAGAACGTTCGCAGTCCAATGCAGGTACGATTGCAAAAATTGTAAAAGAAGCAGGATTAAAAATCAATGAAGGGACTAGATTTTCCCAAGAAGTCAAAACCCAAGTTGAAAGTCAAAACCAAGAATTACTTCGTATTGAAAGTGAAATTTTAAGTTTAGAAGGTCATGTTGCTGATCAAGAAAATTTAAATACAAAACTGAGAGTCACCTTTTCCGAACTCCATGTACTTTCCGAACAGATTGGAGTGATCGCACAAGAACAAATGTCTGGTAGTAAAGAGATCAATCGTGCTATCACTGTTATTGATGAAACCACACAAAAACTGGCAGATTCCGTCCAACTGCTTTATGAGGAAATCAACGAGATCCATTCTCAGTCCCAGCAATTAACGGCAACCTAAGGGATTTCCCTTTAGACTGAACAAAGTTTTAGGATGAAACCTCTCTTTACAAGACGATACCTATCTTAAACTTTGGGTTATTCTAGGAAATAAATTGATTCCTTTCACCTGCAATGCGAAAAAATAAACATACCGGTCTACCCGGACAACGAATAGAAGATACAATCATGGCAATTTTGGAAGAGGATCCTTGTCACGAGGATTTGATCATCCAAAAAATCAAAGAAAACCAATTTCATAATTTAGAAGATGCACAAATCCATTCTGCACTCTTAAGAGTTTTGTCCTCCTTGGAAATCCCCGAAAACGAATCCATCTCCGTTTGGCAAGAAATCATAGAAAACAAAAACAAACTAACTCATTGCCTGGGTCGTTCGGTAGGAATCCGCATCGCAACCTTAGATTATTTCACAAACATCAATAAAAAAATTAAAAATCCAAAAATCATTGAGATGAAACTGTTTGCTGAGACCGAAAAACTAATATTAGTCGATGAACTCACAAGATTATACAACAGAAGGCATTTTGAAACAGCACTAGTGCGTGAATTCAAACAATCCACAAGATACAATCAAAACCTTTCACTTCTCATTATCGATATTGATGATTTTAAAAAAATCAATGATACTTATGGTCACACCACTGGGGATGAAATTCTGGCTAAAGTAGCAAAACAAATCACCTCTTGTTTGCGTATCGAAGACACAGCTTGTCGTATCGGTGGAGAAGAATTTGCCGTTATATTTCCGCAAACAAACGAAGAACAAGCCCTTATCGCATCAGAAAAACTTTTAGAGGCTTGCCGTAAAATCAAACTCAGTGAAAAACCGGTAACGATTAGTGGCGGAATTGTATCTTACCCAGAAAAAGTGAAAACATGTTCAGAAATGTATGATCTTGCTGACCGAGCCTTATATACAGCAAAACAATCTGGTAAAAATCAAATTGTTGCTTATTCCAACGAAAAAAGAAGTAGTCTACGTTTTGATGCCAACTTAGAACTCCTTTTCATTTTGCCAGACAAAACGATGAAAACCATTTCGAAAAATATTTCGGTTACAGGAATCGCTTTTGATACGGAAGAAGATATCTCCCTGAATGAATCCTTCGATGTCAAACTAAGAGAATCGGAATCAAACAAAGAAATGAATGCGAAAATCAAAGTGATCCGAAAAGAAGAAATTGGAATTCATAGGTTCCATATGGGAGCTGAGTTTTTGGACCTCTCTCCCGAGGACCAATCCAAATTATCTGACCTTTACACCTTACAACGCTTTCAATCCGAAATTCCTAGTATTGTCATTTGATCACTAGATAAATTTTTCTTGCCGGATCTTCTTGTAAAAGTTTCTCTTCAATCGTGTTTGGTTTTTACCTGAGTTTCTTTTGGGCTTTATTCTCTCTGCTTTCTCCAGAGTTTGCCTGGCCGTCTGGTCTTGTTCCCCCACTCCGATTTCTCTTTTGGTGGAATGTTATTTTCTCTACATTTTGGTTGGTTCTGATTCTCATTGTGGTTTTTGGACTTTTGGGTTTTTTGCTTAGAATTCCGATTCTTGGAATTGTTCTACAAGGAATTAGAAATCAAGTCACTGAGATTGGATGGGTGAAATTTTTGCTAAACCGAACTACCGTTTGGTTACTTAGCCAAACATTCATCCTTTCTGGAACTTATTTTTTTGCATACCAGATTGGTTACGAATCCTGGACATATACGGCAGCACTGATGACAACGATTCTTGGTTATTTCATCAAACAAAAATTCTACAAACCAATGGCTAGTTTTTCAGGATCAAGGAACGTTTTTATTTATACTGGCAGATCTGGAGGGGGATTCCCGGGAAATAAGGATCAGTTTCCAGAGGAAAAAGATGTCACACCACCCTAACGAAAGAGGAAGATGACAACCAAATCGAAGAAAATCCAATCTAATGGATATGGCACTAAAAAATAAATTTCCAACTTTTCCTTTGTTGATTCACGGAATTCTTTTTTTCTTTTTCACTTTCATTCATTTACAATGCCAGCTCTTCTCAAATAAAGACAACTCTGTCGAAAAAGTTCTCTTACAACCAAAACCTGGACAAAAACTTGCGGCCTTTGCTGAAGGTTGTTTTTGGTGTTCCGAACATATCTTTGAATCAGTCCCAGGAGTATTAGATGTGATCTCCGGTTATGCTGGAGGGCATACAAAAAATCCAACTTATGATTTAGTGAATACAGAAACTACAGGCCACGCAGAAACAGTTTTGGTGTATTACGATCCATCTAAGATAGATTATGCGGAACTTTGTAGAATTTTTTTCCTCTCCCATGACCCAACCACTCTCAATAGACAAGGGCCTGATGAAGGGACTTCCTACAGATCCATTTTATTTTATTCAACGGAAGAAGAACGAAAAATTGCGAAAAAAGTCCAAGAAGAGATAGGAAGTAAAAAAATTTGGGAAAATAGAATCGTTACTGAATACCAAGAACTAAAAGAATTTTACAAAGCAGAAGAATACCACCAAAACTTTATCCAAAACCATCCAAACCAATCCTATGTTCGTGCTGTTTCCATTCCGAGGTTTCAAGAATTCCAATCAAGGTATGAACTTTATAAAAATTCAGCGCGATAACGAAATTGAACAGGAATTAATAAGATAAAAATTGTTCTTTCAGTTTTGTGCGAAAAGAATCAAACTCAGACTTACTTTGAAACTTACATTTTTTCAGAATTTCTTCTGGAATTTCTGAGGATTTGGCCTCTTTGGCACTGATGGAAATCATCATATCACTCAAATAAATAGGAAAAACGATATCAGCATACACTTCGTCTGTCAGAAGAGGTCTATGATGAAACTCCATTGCTTTTGTATAAAGGATTGGGAAATTCCATTTTTCACCAACCATAGCACCTAACTTCGAATGAGTGATTCCAATGGCAGATTCTTCCATACTAATGGTTGAGGCAATTTCTCTAGAATTTGAATATGTTTTGATTTTTGACATATGTTGTTTGTCAAAAGATAATAATAAAATTTCACCTATGTCATGTAAAAGGGAAGCGGCAATCAGGTTACTTAAGTCAGACTTATTTAAACCCATTTTCTGACCAATTGCTTTACAATAAAAAGCAGACTCATTTGACTTTTCCCAAATAGCAGTAAAAGCGGGGAACTTGTCTTCTAACATCTGCTTGGTTCCAAGACTATACAACAAAGTTTGTAATTCTTTTAAACCGATGAGTTGGATGGCGCGATCTAAACTTTCTACCTTTCCCCCTCTTCGGAACGCAGCAGAGTTCGATAGTTTAAGAATATTGGCAGATAAAGCAATATCCCTTTTGATCATCTCTGCGATGGTTCCAATACTAGAGTTGGGTTTGTCTATGGCATCTTGGATGTCTTTAATGGCTTTCGGGAAAGTTGGTAGATTGTCAATTTGAGAAACGATTGAATCGATTTTCTCTAATTGTAAATTTTCTTTTGAAACCTTAGAAGGAATGTCGATCATAAAAACAGTTTTGTTTTCACCAGATTCAAACTTAAACGCTGAATCACCTAAACCATCATTACGAAGCATCATAAGGGTCATAATCAAACCAAGACCGGCTCCTTCCTGTTCGCTAGACATATCCATAAAAGCATCTGCTAAATCATTATAAGTTTTTGCTTTATCAATTCTTTCTTTAATTCTGGCTGATTCAGCTGTGGTGAGCTGCACATTATTCATAATACGAATACGCATCAAACTTTTGTTATGAATAAAGGAAACAAAAACACCAAAATTATTTTTTTGTAGTGAATCTTCGATAATATCTCGGTTTTCAAGATACGATTTTTTAAACTCGGCAATCTCTGCTTCGTATTCAGCTTCGTTTTCGATATTACTGGCTCGGTTTTTAAAAAAAACTCGTTTTGCATTTGCCTTAATGGCATTGGTCACGGTTTCCTTAACTGCAGCAAGTACGGAATCCCTAACAATGATTAGATCTAATTGTAATAAAAATCTATCGAGAATTTGATATAAAGTATTTTCTACTTCATCAGTGATTTGAAAAAATTTAAAATGAAAAGGTGCGTTTTCTAGAATCGGATGATTGATATTATCTATATTAGAATGAAGACCTAAGTCTTGTTTGTATTCTAACGTGACTGCCTTCGGACTAGCCATAAAACCTCTAAAAAAGAAGAAGCGCCAAAAGGGAATTTCCCTAAGCCAATGACGATGGCAACACTTCTACTCCATCCAAAGCAAATATTTTAAGAGTGCAAGCGTTTAACAATAAAATAGCGGAACAGAAAATTCTTGCGGTAAGTACGAAAAATAAGATAGGTTTAATCCCTGATTTTGCTACGTCTTGCGTACTTATTAATCAAAGATTTTGATCTTCGGTAAACCTAAGTTGTAACGAACCGCAACAACACGGATACAAACAACGACAGTTGCAGAGATAATTAGATTTAAATTATCACTTACATTTAAAAAATTTAGGAAAATGTATAATACCGATCCCACCAAACAAGCAGTAGCATAGATTTCTTTTCTGAATATAAATGGAACTTCATTCATAAGAGTATCTCGAATGACACCGCCGAAGATTGCAGAAATCATTCCTAGGAGTGCAGAGGCAAAAAAATTCACTCCATGATCCAAAGCAATCCTTGTCCCGAGCACTGTATAAATTCCTATGCCAAGAGTATCAAAAAGAAATAACTCATCTCTTAGTTTTGCAAGTAATCGTGGCAAAAGAATGACAAGAAGAAACCCCACAAAGATGGACCAAAGAATATTTTCATCTCGAACCCAAGAAACTGGGTAATTTCCCAGGGTAATGTCTCGTAAAGTCCCACCACCAATCGCAGTGATGAAACCTGTGAAAAATACACTGAAAAGATCATGGTGATGGTCTTTATGTTCCAAAGCTGCAAGGGCTCCAGATATCGTAAAAACCATGATGCCCGAAAGTCCAATGTAATAAGAAAAACTAAATTCCACGAATTCTAACCTACTTTTCCCATTTAGACAGAAATAAAATGACGTTCTCCCTAGCTTTCAATTGTTGTATAAAGTAGAGATATTATGAAATCTTTTTCATTCATTAGGAATGCCATTCTCATCCCTACCCTTCTATTCCAGGCATGTATCCCTAGTTTGTCCAAAGGTTTTTTACAATCCGTTTCCGACGTCCTCCAACTCCGCAGTTTGGTCAATCCTGGATCTACAGGCCCACACAATGTATCCTTCACTGTATCCGGTCTTCTCGGTTCTAACTTAATCATAAATTTAAATTCCGGTGTTGAAACCAAGACAATCAACGCTAATGGTTCGTACCAATTCACAACGAATCTCACAACCGGGAGTAATTTTGACGTAACAATCAATACCCAGCCAACTCTTCCCATCCAAACTTGTTCTGTCAGTGGAGGAACAGGAGTGGTGGGATATGGCGATGTCACATCAATCATCGTGAATTGTGACCCTTTGCGTTATACCATTGGAGGAACCATCACTGGTCTAGATGGAGTCACTGGTCTTGTTCTCACCAATTCTTTTGATGGATCCACATTGAATGTAGCGGTAGCTTCAGGAGCCTTTGCTTTTACTCAAACCTATTTAGATGGAACTACTTATAATGTATCCGTGACCACACAACCAAATCATCCAGTCCAAAATTGTGTCACAACAAACGGTGCTGGAACCATCGCT
The DNA window shown above is from Leptospira brenneri and carries:
- a CDS encoding SGNH/GDSL hydrolase family protein, translated to MKQLSKLWILCFFIFESCVIFQATKVPSNNLKSALNAKSKHSPTIVFLGDSITHGRVSYDYVDAIAKNPNLKDYQVINEGINSRLTVQILEQLDNLKEINPDFVFLLIGTNDLKATLSPEEYNRYASIWKLKDPVTEESFVQNLTKIIQTIKKDTKAKLIVFSLPVLGEDPNSIPFQRSKRFAELTKEVTRKETVIYKPFHETLSKGLETSNLKIRKPYIQSTWGMYWTILRYYSTTSSWDDLGDSNGYYYLTDAIHLNERGGKVLEGMALEEILPKKESP
- the msrA gene encoding peptide-methionine (S)-S-oxide reductase MsrA, with translation MALKNKFPTFPLLIHGILFFFFTFIHLQCQLFSNKDNSVEKVLLQPKPGQKLAAFAEGCFWCSEHIFESVPGVLDVISGYAGGHTKNPTYDLVNTETTGHAETVLVYYDPSKIDYAELCRIFFLSHDPTTLNRQGPDEGTSYRSILFYSTEEERKIAKKVQEEIGSKKIWENRIVTEYQELKEFYKAEEYHQNFIQNHPNQSYVRAVSIPRFQEFQSRYELYKNSAR
- a CDS encoding nuclear transport factor 2 family protein; protein product: MKLIVVLATLLLGSVGLFAKTNTPSGEKVLETFFSEFGKGNVAGVLNLFHPQTTITAVRKGNRSENQLYGTYVGVSGAEDFLKNMGNLFDTKRFQVDHIIGKKDWVFASGSFLHVLKQTEKLFESEWALKVQIKDGKILSYHFYEDSASFVVASKD
- a CDS encoding methyl-accepting chemotaxis protein, coding for MSVETNEISRFERNLFRKGVSLIVYTKYGLSAVFLLGVAANFATKSFIPNFIGSLIYLLNGIIPGQFLRKGKEISKSWAFTIIFIDLVILVSFFYLDIYNNSNKGDAASTVNAGIFYIIFVFIAIYSSFLFESKLVMIVGLISTGLYIGGIYLSAKLGSALVAKPSPEMLRANNIIVATEVQKIIFYFGVIFSLRFVVSLIREMQSDLKSKLQDSLEKQTFITNKSTQLEKSANTLATSVNTLQSMSDELHNQSQNQAASVEEISASVEELSSSAVSSANLVEDQVARVKIVDQDFLSLQNISESVKSKTTQIANDVSLSADFSRKVKTSSEELNSIYSELNQAFSKVEEINQMMSEIADQTNLLALNASIEAARAGEHGRGFAVVAQEVAKLAERSQSNAGTIAKIVKEAGLKINEGTRFSQEVKTQVESQNQELLRIESEILSLEGHVADQENLNTKLRVTFSELHVLSEQIGVIAQEQMSGSKEINRAITVIDETTQKLADSVQLLYEEINEIHSQSQQLTAT
- a CDS encoding VOC family protein, which translates into the protein MAFQQIQTGIITEKLIETKTFYEKWLGLSTKFESDWFVLLCLPNRPEVELAIMKPNQPQVRKPYFQIPYPGKGIWFIFESKDVEKEYMELKQKNAPIDLPLTTEEWGDVHFTLIDPNGIGIDIVQERNPN
- a CDS encoding TetR/AcrR family transcriptional regulator — protein: MKKKIVSKSPGRPRSEDLEPLVLKTTYEMLAKKGYHGFSIDDIVIETGVAKTTIYRRWPNKANLAMSTVTHMISPYLDFPKEIPFEKGILDQMESLSGIFSGKFGRVISSLIGAGQQDAELSESILENYLLPRREAAKLFFKHAIQTKQIKPLSDSEIDVCMDILYGTLYFRLLLRHEKPEFNDLRPRLESFLRTLK
- a CDS encoding trimeric intracellular cation channel family protein, with the translated sequence MEFSFSYYIGLSGIMVFTISGALAALEHKDHHHDLFSVFFTGFITAIGGGTLRDITLGNYPVSWVRDENILWSIFVGFLLVILLPRLLAKLRDELFLFDTLGIGIYTVLGTRIALDHGVNFFASALLGMISAIFGGVIRDTLMNEVPFIFRKEIYATACLVGSVLYIFLNFLNVSDNLNLIISATVVVCIRVVAVRYNLGLPKIKIFD
- a CDS encoding diguanylate cyclase produces the protein MRKNKHTGLPGQRIEDTIMAILEEDPCHEDLIIQKIKENQFHNLEDAQIHSALLRVLSSLEIPENESISVWQEIIENKNKLTHCLGRSVGIRIATLDYFTNINKKIKNPKIIEMKLFAETEKLILVDELTRLYNRRHFETALVREFKQSTRYNQNLSLLIIDIDDFKKINDTYGHTTGDEILAKVAKQITSCLRIEDTACRIGGEEFAVIFPQTNEEQALIASEKLLEACRKIKLSEKPVTISGGIVSYPEKVKTCSEMYDLADRALYTAKQSGKNQIVAYSNEKRSSLRFDANLELLFILPDKTMKTISKNISVTGIAFDTEEDISLNESFDVKLRESESNKEMNAKIKVIRKEEIGIHRFHMGAEFLDLSPEDQSKLSDLYTLQRFQSEIPSIVI
- a CDS encoding HDOD domain-containing protein, with the protein product MASPKAVTLEYKQDLGLHSNIDNINHPILENAPFHFKFFQITDEVENTLYQILDRFLLQLDLIIVRDSVLAAVKETVTNAIKANAKRVFFKNRASNIENEAEYEAEIAEFKKSYLENRDIIEDSLQKNNFGVFVSFIHNKSLMRIRIMNNVQLTTAESARIKERIDKAKTYNDLADAFMDMSSEQEGAGLGLIMTLMMLRNDGLGDSAFKFESGENKTVFMIDIPSKVSKENLQLEKIDSIVSQIDNLPTFPKAIKDIQDAIDKPNSSIGTIAEMIKRDIALSANILKLSNSAAFRRGGKVESLDRAIQLIGLKELQTLLYSLGTKQMLEDKFPAFTAIWEKSNESAFYCKAIGQKMGLNKSDLSNLIAASLLHDIGEILLLSFDKQHMSKIKTYSNSREIASTISMEESAIGITHSKLGAMVGEKWNFPILYTKAMEFHHRPLLTDEVYADIVFPIYLSDMMISISAKEAKSSEIPEEILKKCKFQSKSEFDSFRTKLKEQFLSY
- a CDS encoding AraC family transcriptional regulator; protein product: MSQTPNLYPVWNQLEGKLNEAIGLNQIAFFTGYSDWHFHRLFKSIQGENVKEYIRRLRLEKAAYELKITNFPIIEIAMEAGFLSHEAFSKAFKRVMGLTPSEFRKKYQRKKVSPNKRNLTIPDGISKFGFQKKLISSFSIIYVRHIGTYEELPGPIPGSKEVKQIQSLIQKWNSTNANHKWIGISQDDPEISPKGKIRFDLGITVGPISNQLPDGFGIQSIVGGKYLQIRYQGKYQGLPKVYDWLINEYPKTTTLKIKNQPPWECYLNPSEKEDDKHITDIYLPIE